The following coding sequences lie in one Arachis stenosperma cultivar V10309 chromosome 5, arast.V10309.gnm1.PFL2, whole genome shotgun sequence genomic window:
- the LOC130979210 gene encoding uncharacterized protein At5g41620-like produces MEREMKKGREGKSEGGEAEKVEKLGEKLKRGVLVGKSKGPCTPVPSWKLLWGNNNIIHQHHSLHPHHHPHSATVSARKLAAALWEFHHYFPIFPMHRANGAAPVAAPGGRHHYNLHKDKAPDISNFFPDASTASPDHPASASSLRRHVAASLMQHHRAIERNKNNHALQPLSPASYGSSMEMTPYNPAVTPSSSLEFKGRIGESRYSLKTSTELLKVLNRIWSLEEQHASNISLIKALKAELDHARIRVKELLRDRQADRQEIDDLMKQIAEEKLVRKSKEQDRLHAAVQSVRDELEDERKLRKRSESIHRKLAREFSEVKSSFTVALKELEQERARRKLLEDLCDEFARGINEYEQEVHALKHKSDKDQVQTMDNDRLILHISESWLDERVQMQLEAAQNGFTDKKSIVDKLSLEIETFLKAKKNSRSTENMVLRDRRNSLESVPLNDVVSAPRDVGDEDDSAGSDSNCFELNKPNNRGDKAREEEPADNTLDESLKSNARKKKPVTQEGLKDRIPSNLQVKFEEQMAWAMSSNSNKKSQSIDAEEGKGTTDTRAAEGTISEKYEHGHGECLESVGSERKMNRSELHSSNKNHITDNVIIGQLLASESGVSMHGEASCSNAGWRKQASPVRQWMSSLAPQSQDHHGISEAPKALKENTLRAKLMEARSKGQRSRLKALKGSF; encoded by the exons ATGGAGAGAGAGATGAAAAAGGGAAGGGAAGGGAAAAGTGAAGGAGGGGAAGCAGAAAAGGTGGAAAAATTAGGAGAAAAGTTGAAGAGAGGAGTATTGGTGGGGAAAAGTAAGGGTCCCTGCACTCCAGTGCCCTCTTGGAAGCTACTTTGGGGGAACAACAACATCATTCATCAGCATCACTCTCTGCATCCACACCATCATCCCCACTCCGCCACCGTCTCTGCTAGGAAGCTCGCCGCCGCTCTCTGGGAATTCCACCACTACTTCCCAATCTTCCCAATGCATCGTGCTAACGGCGCCGCTCCCGTTGCTGCACCTGGTGGCCGCCACCATTACAACCTTCACAAGGACAAGGCTCCCGACATCTCCAACTTCTTCCCTGACGCTTCCACCGCTTCCCCTGATCAT CCAGCTAGTGCAAGCAGTTTGAGGAGGCATGTTGCGGCGTCACTAATGCAGCATCATCGAGCAATTGAGAGAAATAAGAATAACCATGCACTGCAACCTCTATCTCCTGCAAGTTATGGTAGCTCCATGGAG ATGACACCTTATAACCCTGCTGTAACTCCTAGCAGTTCCTTGGAATTTAAGGGAAGGATTGGTGAGTCCCGTTATAGTCTCAAAACATCCACAGAATTGCTAAAAGTGTTAAACAGGATATGGAGTTTGGAAGAACAGCATGCTTCTAACATTTCATTGATAAAAGCATTAAAAGCGGAGCTAGATCATGCACGAATCAGGGTCAAAGAGTTGCTTCGGGACCGGCAAGCAGATCGACAAGAGATTGATGATCTCATGAAGCAAATTGCAGAGGAAAAATTAGTTAGGAAGAGTAAGGAGCAAGATAGACTCCATGCTGCCGTTCAATCTGTGAGGGATGAACTTGAGGACGAAAGGAAACTAAGGAAAAGGTCAGAGAGCATACACAGGAAATTAGCTCGGGAGTTTTCTGAGGTAAAGTCTTCTTTTACTGTAGCTCTGAAAGAATTGGAACAAGAGAGAGCAAGAAGAAAATTGTTGGAGGACCTCTGCGATGAATTTGCTAGGGGAATAAACGAATATGAGCAAGAGGTGCATGCTCTGAAACACAAGTCTGATAAGGATCAGGTACAAACCATGGATAATGACCGTTTGATTCTCCACATATCTGAATCATGGCTTGATGAGCGTGTGCAGATGCAGCTGGAAGCAGCCCAGAATGGTTTTACGGATAAGAAGTCCATTGTAGATAAACTAAGCCTTGAAATCGAGACTTTCcttaaagcaaaaaaaaatagCAGGAGTACAGAAAATATGGTGTTGAGGGATCGCCGGAATTCCTTGGAATCAGTTCCGCTTAATGATGTTGTCAGTGCACCACGAGATGTGGGCGATGAGGATGATTCCGCGGGCAGTGATTCAAACTGCTTTGAGCTAAATAAGCCAAACAATAGAGGAGATAAAGCACGTGAAGAAGAGCCTGCTGACAATACTCTTGATGAGTCATTGAAGTCCAACGCCAGGAAGAAAAAACCAGTTACTCAAGAAGGGTTAAAAGATCGCATTCCATCTAACTTGCAAGTGAAGTTTGAAGAACAGATGGCTTGGGCTATGTCATCCAATTCAAACAAGAAGTCGCAATCAATTGATGCAGAAGAGGGTAAGGGCACAACAGATACACGAGCAGCTGAAGGAACTATATCTGAGAAGTACGAACATGGACACGGTGAGTGTCTAGAAAGTGTAGGTTCGGAGAGGAAAATGAACCGGAGTGAATTGCACAGCTCCAATAAGAATCACATAACTGATAATGTGATCATAGGTCAACTACTGGCATCAGAGAGTGGTGTGAGCATGCATGGAGAGGCGTCGTGCAGCAATGCTGGGTGGAGGAAGCAAGCAAGCCCTGTGAGGCAGTGGATGTCAAGTCTTGCACCCCAATCCCAAGATCATCATGGCATATCTGAGGCTCCCAAAGCATTGAAGGAGAATACTTTGAGAGCAAAACTCATGGAAGCAAGGTCCAAGGGGCAGAGGTCTCGTTTGAAAGCCCTGAAGGGTTCCTTTTAG
- the LOC130980502 gene encoding aluminum-activated malate transporter 9-like, with protein MNGKKDSIEISIPTNKPDSESSIKCSMSKVWCIWKEDEVIFGLKAGLSVVVVSLLALFKAPYHVFGTNIIWAIITAIIVFEYTVGATFNRGFNRALGSLLAGILAIAVVHIALWCGSVAQPIIIGLSIFFVASIASMLRIWPWLVQYEYGFRVIQISYCLIIISGYRMGNPIKSMVDRWYSIAIGGIISVCVNVFVYPMWAGDQLHNDLVKCFDSLADSLQECVKKYLEERSQHKSEFITSNGMDEILGELAYERCQSNLVNSGPKFEMLANWAKWEPPHGRFLQFLYPWTQYLKVAAVLRHCAYEVMALDTILHSEIQAPYNLRILFESEIKEVSNEVADLIRILGRDISSMKWSLKNSHVKSVHSATKRLQHSMQLHSYLLLKTTSEEDSEITTDLLPRMRALESTEALSLVNFTSSIIEFVARVDYLVEEVDRLSKMAKFKHDGQ; from the exons ATGAATGGGAAAAAGGATAGCATAGAAATTAGCATTCCTACTAATAAACCTGATTCTGAGAGTAGTATCAAATGTAGCATGAGTAAAGTTTGGTGTATTTGGAAGGAAGATGAAGTAATATTTGGCCTCAAAGCAGGACTATCTGTAGTTGTAGTGTCCCTATTAGCACTGTTTAAAGCCCCCTACCATGTCTTTGGCACCAATATCATCTGGGCCATTATCACTGCTATCATCGTCTTCGAATACACTGTTG GAGCAACGTTTAACCGAGGTTTTAATCGAGCACTAGGAAGCTTGCTGGCGGGAATCTTGGCCATAGCTGTTGTTCATATAGCGCTCTGGTGTGGCAGTGTCGCTCAACCTATTATTATTGGCCTTAGCATCTTCTTCGTTG CGAGCATAGCGTCAATGCTGAGAATTTGGCCATGGCTTGTGCAATACGAGTACGGATTCAGGGTGATACAGATAAGCTACTGCTTGATCATAATCTCTGGATACAGAATGGGGAACCCAATTAAGAGTATGGTGGATCGCTGGTATTCAATCGCCATTGGAGGAATCATTTCAGTGTGTGTCAATGTCTTTGTTTATCCTATGTGGGCTGGTGATCAGCTTCATAACGATCTTGTAAAATGCTTTGATTCACTCGCAGATTCACTCCAGG AATGTGTAAAGAAATATTTAGAAGAAAGATCACAACACAAGTCTGAATTCATCACTTCCAATGGCATGGATGAGATTTTGGGTGAACTAGCTTATGAGAGATGTCAAAGCAACTTGGTTAATTCTGGGCCAAAGTTTGAAATGCTG GCTAATTGGGCAAAGTGGGAGCCACCACACGGtagattcttgcaatttttaTACCCATGGACACAATATCTTAAAGTTGCAGCAGTGTTACGCCACTGTGCCTATGAAGTTATGGCACTTGATACTATTCTACACTCAGAAATTCAG GCACCGTACAATCTGCGAATTCTATTTGAGTCAGAAATCAAAGAGGTATCAAACGAAGTGGCAGACCTTATAAGGATTCTAGGAAGGGACATCAGCAGCATGAAATGGAGCCTGAAAAACTCCCATGTCAAGAGTGTTCACAGTGCTACCAAGAGGCTTCAACATTCTATGCAACTCCATTCTTATCTACTTCTCAAAACTACTTCTGAAGAAGATAGTGAGATAACGACAGACTTGTTACCTAGGATGAGGGCCTTGGAGAGTACGGAAGCATTGTCGCTGGTCAACTTCACTTCCTCAATCATCGAGTTTGTGGCGAGGGTTGACTACTTGGTAGAGGAAGTTGATAGGCTTTCGAAGATGGCCAAGTTCAAGCATGATGGACAGTAG
- the LOC130982922 gene encoding uncharacterized protein LOC130982922 isoform X1 — protein MAASFRWILQLHRDVPKAARFYSEGLDFTTNVCTLRWAELQSGSLKLALMHSQLEQVTQKGYSSLLSFTVTDINSTVTKLIALGAELDGPIKYEVHGKVAAMRCLDGHVLGLYEPV, from the exons ATGGCAGCGTCGTTCAGGTGGATACTGCAGCTACACAGAGACGTTCCAAAAGCAGCTCGGTTCTACTCAGAAGGGTTGGATTTCACTACCAACGTCTGCACCCTTCGTTGGGCCGAACTCCAATCTGGTTCTCTCAAGCTCGCCCTCATGCATTCTCAACT CGAGCAAGTGACACAGAAGGGATACTCGTCGCTTCTATCATTCACTGTAACAGACATCAACAGTACAGTGACTAAACTAATAGCATTGGGAGCCGAACTTGATGGCCCTATCAAATATGAGGTCCATGGAAAG GTAGCAGCAATGCGGTGTCTTGACGGGCATGTGCTGGGGCTCTATGAACCTGTCTAA
- the LOC130979760 gene encoding protein PAM71, chloroplastic: MHSLSHSHSFLRPLASFPSSSAHRTSYLTLHSSSSSFISSAIYRTHAPSTTPNKLRGKRVIPSDSYNGSHWECQLSPPHRADVAPSEIDTDDGSSKGHLKFLLLFGFLALGDSYPAFAASDSFPFFHDFGDLSTGFASAFLLIFFSELGDKTFFIAALLAARNSGVVVFIGTFGALAAMTLISVVLGRTFHYVDEILPFRFGETDLPVDDIAAVCLLLYFGVSTLVDASSSDGQKSDDEQKEAELAVSEFSGNGAGILAAAGTVVSTFLLVFVAEWGDKSFFSTIALAAASSPLGVIGGALAGHGAATLLAVLGGSLLGTFLSEKVISYIGGVLFLVFAAVTLFEIVQ; the protein is encoded by the exons ATGCACTCGCTATCTCACTCTCACAGCTTCCTACGCCCACTTGCATCGTTTCCCTCTTCTTCCGCTCATCGCACTTCCTACCTCACTCTTCACTCATCCTCTTCATCTTTCATCAGCTCGGCTATCTATCGCACCCATGCACCTTCAACAACCCCTAACAAACTTCGGGGTAAAAGGGTAATTCCATCTGACAGTTACAACGGCTCCCATTGGGAATGTCAGTTATCCCCGCCACACCGTGCTGACGTGGCTCCTTCTGAGATTGACACCGACGATGGTTCATCCAAGGGGCATCTCAAGTTTCTACTCCTGTTTGGGTTCCTCGCACTTGGGGACTCTTACCCTGCATTTGCCGCTTCAGATTCCTTTCCTTTCTTCCATGATTTTGGTGACTTAAGCACAGGTTTTGCTTCA GCATTTCTATTAATCTTTTTCTCTGAGCTGGGAGACAAGACTTTTTTCATTGCA GCACTCTTGGCAGCTAGGAATTCAGGTGTTGTTGTTTTCATTGGCACATTTGGCGCACTTGC TGCAATGACTCTCATATCAGTTGTCCTTGGCCGAACTTTTCACTATGTTGATGAAATCTTGCCCTTCAG GTTTGGTGAGACTGATTTACCTGTTGATGACATTGCTGCTGTTTGCTTGTTG CTGTACTTTGGAGTCTCTACTCTCGTGGATGCATCATCAAGCGATGGCCAGAAATCAGATGATGAGCAGAAGGAG GCCGAGTTAGCAGTTTCAGAGTTTTCTGGAAATGGTGCTGGGATATTAGCAGCTGCTGGCACAGTTGTCAGTACTTTCCTCTTAGTTTTTGTTGCTGAATGGGGTGATaaatcatttttctccacaATTG CCCTTGCAGCAGCTTCTTCACCTCTTGGAGTCATAGGAGGAGCGCTAGCTGGTCACGGCGCTGCAACTTTG CTTGCTGTACTTGGGGGCTCTCTACTCGGGACATTTTTGTCAGAGAAG GTTATTTCCTACATTGGAGGTGTTCTCTTTCTCGTCTTTGCTGCAGTGACCCTATTTGAAATTGTGCAATAG
- the LOC130982922 gene encoding uncharacterized protein LOC130982922 isoform X2, with protein sequence MAASFRWILQLHRDVPKAARFYSEGLDFTTNVCTLRWAELQSGSLKLALMHSQLEQVTQKGYSSLLSFTVTDINSTVTKLIALGAELDGPIKYEVHGKDVM encoded by the exons ATGGCAGCGTCGTTCAGGTGGATACTGCAGCTACACAGAGACGTTCCAAAAGCAGCTCGGTTCTACTCAGAAGGGTTGGATTTCACTACCAACGTCTGCACCCTTCGTTGGGCCGAACTCCAATCTGGTTCTCTCAAGCTCGCCCTCATGCATTCTCAACT CGAGCAAGTGACACAGAAGGGATACTCGTCGCTTCTATCATTCACTGTAACAGACATCAACAGTACAGTGACTAAACTAATAGCATTGGGAGCCGAACTTGATGGCCCTATCAAATATGAGGTCCATGGAAAG GATGTGATGTGA